The window CACTGAGGACAAGTGAGCGGAAAAGCCGAGGATCAAAAGTGCTGCAGCAACCTGGAGGCGGCGGGACATGCTCTGGAGTGGGGCGGGGAGTGGCATTACGATTTCACCTCTATCGTCGGGTTTCCAAATATGCAAATGTGGGGAAATTCTTCTTGTAGTACCTCAAGCGCACTGCTGTGCATATCGCTATGGTCTATTTGGAGGCAAAATCGGAGGCCTTCACAAACTCCGCCTTTTGCGCGACTAGGAACTCGACGATTTTTATGAACTGATTCCAGCGGTCATCGTTCCAATGGGTGGGATGTCCCTGCATGACAAAGTATTCCGCGCCGCGGTTGTGGGCATATCCTTCGAGGAAGTCGGCATAATTTGGGATGAAGGTCGGGCTTTCGATCGTAACTGCATAACAGCGGCTCAGGACTTTCTTGCCGGCCGGTTGTTTGCCATTTCCGTACATCCAGACCTTGATGTCGGGGGATTCCTCCAGCACCTTTACGGTATTGGCGTCGGTGGCGTTAAAGGGTGCGCCGAAGGAAATGAACGGAAACCCGAGTTTCTCCCTCGCCAGTCGATTGGCATCGGCCATGTGAGCCTTCTGATGATCGAATCCGGTGCCGTTGAATTCCTGCACCTTTTTCCCCTCGGCGTTTGGTCCCTCGGCGTGATCATATCCGTGATTCCAGAACTCGATTTCCCCTGCCGCGTTGCGCTCCTTCGTCCACTGAAAAAACGCGGGAGCATCTTCCTCGAGTCCTTTGGCCACGATCCCAAACGTCACCGGGATGTTCTTTTCCTTGGCGTATTGAGCGACCTTGATCCACTTTGGGTGGACATTCCCGTTGCGCGGTCCGAAATCATCCAGCTTCAAAACGATGCGCGGCGCGGATTTGCCACGGTGGGGGTTGTCGGCGATCTCCTTCTCCAGGAGTGCAAGTCGTGCAGGGTCGGCGGGAGGGATTGGAGCTGCGCCATCGGCATCGCGCTGCATGGGCACGATCTCGCCCAGCTTTTTGACCATGAAGTCATCCAGCATGGCGGTGCCAGGATCGCTATTGGCGGCTGGAATGATCTGGATGCTGAGTGAGGCGGCATTTTCTGGAGCGGCCGCTGCCAGGATGGAGTTCTCCCAAAAAGGCCCTGCGCTCGTGCTGCCCGCGGGCCACTTGCGGATTTTTCCCATGGCAGGCTTGAGGGTGCTGCCACTGGCATCTTTGAATATCATCTTTACCGCAACCCGGCCGCTCTCTTCCTTCGAACCAGTGCTCCAAAATTCCACGGCGTACGTTTCCCCCGGCTGAACGGGTAGCGGCGTGCTGGAGATCTGAAAATCCGACCCGGTTTTCACACGGAGACCCAGCGCGCCGAGGGATGCCGCCTCGGGGACGGCCTCGGCCGGAGCGCCCGGAGAAAGAGTCCATCCGCTCAATCCGTCCTCGAAACCTGCGTTGGCCAGAGGCAACAAGGTATCGGTGGCAATGGCGAGGGGAGTGGCCAGGAGAAAGGCCGCGATAAACCGTTTCATTCCTCAATGATCGAAGAGTTCGCGTCGCGGATAAATCCAAATGGCGGGAGCATTTTGTTCGTCCTGTAGACGGATGCTCCTTTCGGCCGGCGGATTCAGTGGGTGGCCGACATCGGGGAGGGCCAATCGAGGATCTGATGATCAGCGAGTAGCTTCTCGCGGAGTTCCGTATAAGGGAGGGACTGGAGGGAACTGCCGCGATCCATCGCGAGGCAGGCCGCAGTCGCAGCGGATTGCCCGAGCACCATGAAAACCGGCTCCATGCGCATGGAGCCATAGGCGGCATGCGTGGCGGAGGCGCAGACGGGAACGAGCAGATTTCGGCATTCCTCCTCCTTGGGGATGATCGCACGATAGCTGATGCCGTACGGACCTGGGAGCTGGACAAACATGCCGCCCTCGTTTTTCACGAAACCCTTGGGAGAGATGGTATGGCGGATCGCATGGGAGTCCATGGCGTACGAACCCAGACCGACCGGATCGGAGACCGGGTCTTTGCCCAAAGCCGTATTCTCCGTGACCACGTAGTCGGCAACCATGCGACGCGCTTCGCGGATGTAAAGCTGATGCGGCCAGTTTCCCGTACGGTTGAACTCATCCCGCGCGAGCCCCCAGGGGGCATAAAAGTCCCGGATTTCCTGGGGGACGCGAGGGTGATTCTGGAGAGTCCACATAAAGCCGCGCTGGTATTGCTCATGGGCCTTGATGATTTTTTCGCGAGTTGCGTAATCCGCCTCCGGGTATGCAGCGCTCATTCCGATGAAATCGGTGGAGACGTATCCGAGGTTGTTGGAGTCGGTCTTGCGATTAGGCAGGAGATCCAGGGTGATGAATCGCTTCGTTCCGATTTCCAGGGCGCGCAGCAGGAGTTCGTATTGGCTCTCATCGTAATCGGCAGGCTTTTCGATCGCGACGCGGTTCTCCGGCACGTCTGTGAGGCACATGCGGAAATTATACGCTTGGACACCCCTATCTCCCTCACCGGGAGGGAGGCCGTGGTCGGGTTCCACCCGGGGAAGCAGTCCGCTGGCGGGGTCGCCCTTGATGCGGTAGGGATCGATGCCTTCGGGGAACTTCGCCGGGCTCAACAGCGAGCGAACTCCATTATTGGTCTCTTGGTAGCGGCTGTTGGGTTCGCGCCCCACGATATACGAGACACCGGCTGCGGCCAGAAGGTCACCCTCGTAGGAGGCATCGATGAACATGCGCCCATCGAATGTGC of the Terrimicrobium sacchariphilum genome contains:
- a CDS encoding FAD-dependent oxidoreductase; protein product: MVLATSRFIPSLPARYIACMTLALSVIVGLSPISCAKGSSSDLVIYGGTPAGVAAALQGARMGKSVTLIEPGGRLGGMTAGGLGWVDVGDPSTIGGIAREYFHRVWQHYQKDDSWKWEPRRSMPGQHGKLAEGDETMWIVEPGVAESLFEQLAADPHITIVRSERLNRTAGVHKGNQTISSITMESGRTFDGRMFIDASYEGDLLAAAGVSYIVGREPNSRYQETNNGVRSLLSPAKFPEGIDPYRIKGDPASGLLPRVEPDHGLPPGEGDRGVQAYNFRMCLTDVPENRVAIEKPADYDESQYELLLRALEIGTKRFITLDLLPNRKTDSNNLGYVSTDFIGMSAAYPEADYATREKIIKAHEQYQRGFMWTLQNHPRVPQEIRDFYAPWGLARDEFNRTGNWPHQLYIREARRMVADYVVTENTALGKDPVSDPVGLGSYAMDSHAIRHTISPKGFVKNEGGMFVQLPGPYGISYRAIIPKEEECRNLLVPVCASATHAAYGSMRMEPVFMVLGQSAATAACLAMDRGSSLQSLPYTELREKLLADHQILDWPSPMSATH
- a CDS encoding DUF2334 domain-containing protein, coding for MKRFIAAFLLATPLAIATDTLLPLANAGFEDGLSGWTLSPGAPAEAVPEAASLGALGLRVKTGSDFQISSTPLPVQPGETYAVEFWSTGSKEESGRVAVKMIFKDASGSTLKPAMGKIRKWPAGSTSAGPFWENSILAAAAPENAASLSIQIIPAANSDPGTAMLDDFMVKKLGEIVPMQRDADGAAPIPPADPARLALLEKEIADNPHRGKSAPRIVLKLDDFGPRNGNVHPKWIKVAQYAKEKNIPVTFGIVAKGLEEDAPAFFQWTKERNAAGEIEFWNHGYDHAEGPNAEGKKVQEFNGTGFDHQKAHMADANRLAREKLGFPFISFGAPFNATDANTVKVLEESPDIKVWMYGNGKQPAGKKVLSRCYAVTIESPTFIPNYADFLEGYAHNRGAEYFVMQGHPTHWNDDRWNQFIKIVEFLVAQKAEFVKASDFASK